The genomic stretch AGTAAAGAGCAGATGTTAATAAATATGTAATTCTGAGAGAATTCTGAGAGAACATCTGAAGAGATTTTAGGGATTTGATAACTTCCAACAACTGAACTAATTTCCAGCTACTACAGTAGTGAGGGAGATGCTGGATCTGTAGATTAAGGCAAAAAAACATTGTATTTCAAAGCATTGAACATGTGTAAGAACAGTCCCTGAGATAGTGGCAGTCTGCAGTGCATTTTGTGCTGTGGTGTTCTGTGTAATGCTGGACTTGATGCCATAGGCAGCTGTACTTTCCTAAGCCATGGCTTGGTTGCTAAGAATAACTTAAAATCTGATACTACCATCCTGACTTCTGCAAGAGACAGATTGCCTAGACAATCTGATTGTGTGCCTTATTTGTTTAAAGTTATTAACATCTGTAATGAATAAACTGGAGAGAAATACTATGGTAAGTTACAGATCTACAGGTTTCATCACCTGGGAGGCTATTCACATTTGCTGGGGTAAGGGGGAGCTTTCACAGAATTCTGAAACCTGAACTATCGTGCCTTCTAGGCAAGAGAAGGTGCAGAGTCCAGCAGTTTGTCTGCATATGTTATCAGTAATAGTTCTAAGAACTGTCCAAATAGCAATAGCTTAGAGAAGTCTGTTAAAAACTAATATTTATGTGTTATACAGAGGTCTTGTCAATTACTTTGGTGCTTGTATCTTCTCTTATAGGTGACAATTCAAGTTTTGAATCAACTCATACAAAAGATAAGAGAAGATCTTCCAAACCTTGAATCtactgaagaaacagaacaaattaaCAAACACTTTCACAACACACTGGAGCACTTGCGTCTGAGGAGGGAATCACCAGAATCTGAGGGGCCAATTTATGAAGGTCTTGTTCTTTAAAGAAGATACGCACTGtacttatttcttttcatttacataccgtatgttttttttaagatagatTCATAGATTGTGCCTTTCAGAAGTGTCAAGTTAACATTCATGTGCTCAGTCTGGCACTTGAAACACTTGTGTTAAGTACTCTAACAAATTTGAAAGGTTGGACCAGCAAGTACAGGTTTCATCAGTTAGCATGACTGAATCTTTCTTTGGAATCTATGTGACATGGTAGGGCTCTTCTGTTTTTGACTTCTCTTGTCTGTTTGCTGTTGCTTCTGTGACACTAGAGTTCTAAACTGGCAGTGACTGTCATCTGAAACTGTGACTGATCCTTACAGAGCATCAGACTTTTGGGATTATTGTATGTCAGGTTCtgcttgtgcttttcttttaatgcaagTTAAGACTAAGTGTAATGTTTTTCCCTAAAAACTAGAATATATTAATGCATGTTTGGAGAGTTTTAAAATACCATGttcaaaaacagaagttataTTTTGCATATTAAGGCTCTGTGACATTCAGTGAGAGCCCGTTCAGTGCACAGGGCGTATTTATCAAGATAATTTTGTTCCAAATAGTATAAAATAGAGAAATTGCAATCTATATAGATATGTATAACCTTCATTACTGTAAATTTAGGGGAAAATGCATTACACAAGTTTATTCAGTATCATGATTTTTGCACCAGTGAAACAATAAAATTGCTATTAACACCTGTTGTTTTGTCTGTTCAGAGCCCACTGTTGAACCAAGTACTACCTTCTGATAAAAGCAGAGGAACTTCTGCTTTGAAGggacaaaaaaacaaaggcatGGTTAACCTGGACAAACTAAGGAAGGGTGCTAGCTGTCCTGATGTACAAAACTGTCATCCAAAATCAATTTCTGCTGGAGAGTGTCTGTTCACACTTCAGAGTGTTTTTCTGACTTGAGTGGTGGAGAATCCTACTAGATTCAAGGTCTATGCTAAAAGGATATGTGGCAATTAAACGATGAAGCTGTAGAAATTTGAGTGGTAGAACAATTCCCAGTGGTATGTGAAGATTGATCTAGTTATAGATTAATACCATTTGCTAAAAGCTTTGTTGAAATGTTGCTTCTTTACCTTAACTGACTGTAGTGTTCTAAAGCTACCTGACTGAACTTCCTCACTCCTTGAGTTGGTCACTGTTATTGAAATGGCCTAGGCTTTATTGGATAAGGAAGTCAGACTTTGTGTTGACTAATTTAGTGTTACCACTTGTTTTTGAGAAGGGCAAATATAATCCTAGGAAACCCAAGAATTACTGAGAAGATAAGAATTAGGTCATTGCTCTACTGGTTTGGAGGTGGAGGGGGAATGGAGGGAATGTAATGGCCTCACTTGCTTTGTGGTGTAATTAAGAAACTTTTGAATAGCATTACTCACTATCTGTTGATGCTGTCCCTTGTTTAAGAGAACAAGTTAAAGAAGATTCTTTGTTATAAAGTATCCATAGTAAAATGTGATTATGTTCATGTAGATACATTCATATGGTTGGAATATGCCCTCCTAGCCTAGAATATTTGTGAAACCATGTTGAGTTCTCAAGGTAACTTGTATTTGTAACTCAGGaatgattttttaataatagtttTGTGGTTTCAGCTGCAGTTACTCTGATGTTACAAGctggtgctttttttccatgtgctcTTTGTTAAGATGACAGTCATAACTCTTCCACAGTTCGTAATTACCTTTAttgaaatttttcaaaatgaacttCATAACTTGTGAACTTGAAGATCAGCTGTGTTAACATGCTTTATGGCTGTGGCAGTGGGTGACTGTGGCTGTTCAATAGCTGAGAGTTGTCTGCAGAATTAAGTGTCTGTAAAACTGTAGAAGATGCTTATGAAGGTGGAGACAAATCACCTTTTCCACCTGAGTCAGTGCTCCTTCATTGGTATACTTGTTCAGCTTCTCTGGTAACCTGATCGTTCTGGTACCTCTTGTTCCAAGTGTTACCTGGGTACCATTATTTAGATAAGGATTGGGGAAATATCCTCCCAAAAATGCATAGACTTAGCAGCTAAGACCCTGAGGTCCTTAACAGAGTGGGGCTGTGGGTAAAATGTAACAGATCCAAACCAACAATTAAATTCCTTAACAGTATTACTTAGAAACGTTAAAAGTGAAACACTCCCCAGTTGTTGGATACAAATTTTGTATTCCCCTTTTATCTCTTCAGCGGTAGTGCACCATCACCAGAAAGTATACTGTTGGCAAATCCCAAAAGAGCTTTGAGAAACTAcctttgttttcactgattGTTATTTCTGCAGCTACACAGATGACTGTATTCTATACATTCCTGAACATTTACTCATCagtgttcttttaaatatacagtGCACAGTGCATTTAATATTTACAGATGAGTATTGGCTGGTTTGTGTTCCCACTGAAAGCAAGATGTACTTACTGAcaaattttacagttttctacATAAAAATATGAGGATGAATTTTAACTTTTCCTGGGCACAGGAGTTTGATAAAGGCTTTCCTGAAGCTCATGTGGCACAATGGGTATAGAATAGGATTAATGGCTGAATTCACCCATAGAAGCCAAAATGAAGTCTCATAAAGTGAATGTAATACACAATGCCCATGGCAAGCTGCTCTGATGATCATTAAAAGTGTATAAGGTGCCCAACACAAACCAAACACACTGACAATAATTGCTAAAGACTTTGCTACTCTTTTATCTCGAGAAAGTCTGTATCTATTTGCCATAGCAGTGTCTGCTCTGGTGGTGGTGTCGCCTGTGTTTTCTGTATAGAAACTGGTCCAATGAGGCTTGGTCTCTGCATCCACCTGAAGTGGTGTAAGGTCTTGATTGACATTCAAATTTAATGACTGATTGTCAAATTTGCATAGGCTGAGCTTTGAAGCCTCCTGCAGGGGAGGAAGGCTGCTTGCTTCCttcttcttgtgtttttgtCTGTTAGCAGGTTTTACAAAAAATATGGTgtgttccctttttttccctaggaaaCTCATTTCACAGTCCTCTTGGCCAGGTGAtaagttttcatttctaagGGATATGCGTTTCCTAATGTTGAGGTAAATGCTTAAGTTGAAGTATGTAACAGTGATGAAAGGTGTGAAGAATTCAATGGTAGAAGCAATCATTAGGAAATACCAGTTGTAGAAGAATTCTGCATGACATTCTCGTTCTGGAAGGATGCTCTTCTGGGCAACGTACTCCCAGCTGAGAATGGCTGGACcatagagaagaaaagcagcgaTCCATACAGTGATCATCTTCAATATTGCATTTCTGGTCTTCCCCTTCTGTGCCCTGTAACTCAcctgagaaagagagaagttgAGTCATGTATATTAGTGGCATCTCAAGTGCTTCCATGGGTACCTTGGAATATGGACCTCTTACCTTTGAAAGTTGATGATATATATTGGTTTGGGGGTAGGGGTTATGAGTGTCACCAAAACCACggaaaagatatttctgaaataccCATTCTAACAAACATTATCACAATGATGGATACGTTCTGAGAATGTGCATTTGATCttagaaaataagcttttctgATTAAATATCCATTGCACTTCCTAGAACTGGCTGTTACTAGTTGCGTATGTATTCTGTTGCATAAGCTATTACACAAGTTTACAGCTTATCAAAAGACAGCTCTTTGAAATTCATTGatgtatttcatattaaatgatttaaaaattttaataaatgaatagaGCTTGCATGGGTATTCTGTGAATGCAGATCCTCACTGCTTTGTATagagagcttttctttcttaatgtgaaaaattgcccaaaaaaagaaatggtgaagAGCTTTCGTTTGATACCCTTTTCATTCCTTCATGTATTACTTGCAGAGCTCCTACCTGCAATAGAGATAGATAGGAGTGTTGTGGTCTGCAAAGTGCTTTGCAGGAAGAgtaatttttccttatttagaAAATAGGGAATCTAAGGTGCCACGAGGGTTACATGTCAGTAAACCACATCTGCAGTAGTACGGAGTAGAATCTCAAGATCATCTAAGTTGTCATATTCTAATTTCCTGGTGTACTGACAGTGTTCCAATAATGAATTGGAATTCAGTCTTCACATCTCTACAGTGGCTAATCCCAGGGACTTTTGACACAGTATTTTGGAATATGAAGTCCTCAAGCTTGAAATCTCCTTGAATTCATGCCCGTTGCCCCAGTCTTGGATTTTGGTCTCCAAAGCTTATGCTGTTCGGGTTAGGATGGCAATACAGCTGAGGTATTCTGAGTTTGTCTGAATTGGGTCTGATTTTGCAATCCTTTTCAAGACTGCTCCTGAAATTGTTAGCAACTTTTGTAGGAAGATTAGAACTTTCACTGAGAGAAGAATTTAGAACTCATTCATGTGTTCTATGCTCTACACTAGTGGACAGATTCTGTACTCTTGCTTTGGGAGGGATTTTTATATGGAAGATTTATTTGAAACGTTTCAAAGGGGCTGAACTCTATCATTTACTATAAACAGTTTGTTTCTGAAACCATCCAGTCTATATATTTATACTATATGTATAGTCATGAGTGTGGCttacaaaagtaaaattcaTGGCTAATACAGAActtagaaaataaaggaatgttGTGTTGACTATTTGAGAATTAATCTGTTCATTTCTCCCTGTTGGAAAAACTAGTTGGTGAAATACTAAGCTACATATAAGCTGTTTAAgtgcttttgttcttgtttctttttactatTTAGTGAAAAGGTATCTTTGCCTCAGCGTGATTTACATTGAGCAATGAAgctaaattaatgttttaacaAAACACAGGTGAAATGGTGCTGAAGAGTAGCCCCAAACTGCTTGTAGAAAAATGAGAGCTAGAAGTAGAGATAACGTTTTGTTTTGGCACCATTGAAGGGCTTAGTACCtgttgcagagctctgcctttgCTTTAGGCTGGCAGTAGGTGTGTTGCTGTGTTCTGAGGATATGCTCTGTTGCAGCCAGGTAATGATTTTTCTAAGCTCTTCTAAGGTgtgactgcagaagaaataagaaaactgCTCTTCtagcttcagcagcagcatgtaCAGCCTGGGCCAGTTTCTAAAGCAGTGTAAAAGTGAGAAGCAGCTGTCCGTTCTCTTCATGCCAGTTGTTCCTAGACCTACTTCCAGGACGGAGGGGGTGTATCAAGATTGTCCCCATTTCCTGTGGTGGCaagcccttcctgcagctgctctgtgctgggcaccTTCTCTCTGCTAACCCCAACTTTTGCTACTCGCGACGTGGAGCGCAGCCCTTACCGCCTTGGTGACAGAAATGAACCTGTCGAAGCTGATGAGGACGATGTTGAAGACAGAAGCAGTGCACACCAGGTAGTCCACCACCAGCCACAGCTTGCACAAGCCCCGGCCGAGCCTCCACTCGCCCG from Numida meleagris isolate 19003 breed g44 Domestic line chromosome 10, NumMel1.0, whole genome shotgun sequence encodes the following:
- the LOC110404233 gene encoding LOW QUALITY PROTEIN: histamine H3 receptor-like (The sequence of the model RefSeq protein was modified relative to this genomic sequence to represent the inferred CDS: deleted 1 base in 1 codon) codes for the protein MGPGSPRLNQSGIPRAAGGDCAADGQRAGPFSGPFSGATAALLAALMGLLVLATVLGNALVILAFVVDRRLRTQGDYFFLNLAVADLLVGGFCIPLYIPYVLTGEWRLGRGLCKLWLVVDYLVCTASVFNIVLISFDRFISVTKAVSYRAQKGKTRNAILKMITVWIAAFLLYGPAILSWEYVAQKSILPERECHAEFFYNWYFLMIASTIEFFTPFITVTYFNLSIYLNIRKRISLRNENLSPGQEDCEMSFLGKKREHTIFFVKPANRQKHKKKEASSLPPLQEASKLSLCKFDNQSLNLNVNQDLTPLQVDAETKPHWTSFYTENTGDTTTRADTAMANRYRLSRDKRVAKSLAIIVSVFGLCWAPYTLLMIIRAACHGHCVLHSLYETSFWLLWVNSAINPILYPLCHMSFRKAFIKLLCPGKVKIHPHIFM